A single Bos mutus isolate GX-2022 chromosome 16, NWIPB_WYAK_1.1, whole genome shotgun sequence DNA region contains:
- the TNFRSF18 gene encoding tumor necrosis factor receptor superfamily member 18 isoform X2, with translation MGARGARVALCGVALLCALGLGQRPLSDLSCSPGQVLHGTGTDARCCRCAPDEGTCPEPDCQCIQPEFHCGDPQCKSCKYYSCPPGQGVQPEGNFKFGFECVDCAVGTFSRGHEGRCKPWADCVQLGFPTLFPGNKTHNAVCSLGLPPTEPPSPVTIVILSLAACILALTVTQLSLHIWQLRRQRMWPPETQLLEAPPPPPEDACSCQFPEEERGERLSENKGRQEDLWV, from the exons ATGGGGGCGAGGGGCGCGCGAGTGGCCCTGTGCGGTGTTGCGCTGCTCTGCGCGCTGGGCCTGGGCCAGCGACCCCTCAGCGATCTGAGCTGCAGCCCTGGCCAAGTTCTGCATGGGACGGGGACAGACGCACGCTGCTGCCGCTGCGCCCCAG ATGAGGGGACCTGTCCTGAGCCAGACTGCCAGTGTATCCAGCCGGAGTTCCACTGTGGAGACCCACAGTGTAAGAGCTGCAAGTACTACTCCTGTCCACCTGGCCAGGGAGTGCAGCCTGAGG gCAACTTCAAATTCGGCTTTGAGTGTGTTGACTGTGCCGTGGGGACCTTCTCTAGGGGCCATGAGGGCCGCTGCAAACCTTGGGCAGA CTGCGTCCAGCTTGGGTTTCCCACCCTGTTTCCCGGAAACAAGACGCACAATGCTGTGTGCAGCCTGGGGCTGCCACCCACTGAACCACCCAGCCCAGTGACCATCGTCATCCTCTCTCTGGCTGCCTGCATCCTGGCCCTGACCGTGACCCAGCTAAGCCTGCACATCTGGCAGCTGAGGAGGCAAAGAATGTGGCCCCCAG AGACCCAGCTCCTGGAggccccgccacccccacctgAGGATGCCTGCAGTTGCCAGTTCCCTGAGGAGGAGCGGGGTGAGCGGCTGTCAGAGAACAAGGGCCGCCAGGAGGACCTGTGGGTGTGA
- the TNFRSF4 gene encoding tumor necrosis factor receptor superfamily member 4 isoform X1 translates to MCVGTQPPRAPGSALLLLGLVLGAAAQPHCTGDTYPSGNRCCKECPPGYGMESRCNHNQDTVCSPCKPGYYNEAVNYEPCKPCTQCSQRSGSEPKQRCTPTRDTVCGCRPGSQPQDSYGYKRGVGEGGLGSYVEGACPSHAVTAPPRAPTPAPAECPFPSRLHQDGGGVSQVRAHGWHAGGEGLLETLGNESLGTPGVADGQSLLTLLQTVPRAHQDISPRAMTRPASPGPTPELSAVLGLGLGLGLLAPVAAMLALLLHHRAWRLLTNTPKPPGGNSFRTPIQEEHTDANSSLAKI, encoded by the exons ATGTGCGTGGGGACCCAGCCGCCCAGGGCGCCGGGCTCAGCCCTCCTGCTCCTCGGGCTCGTGCTGGGTGCTGCGGCCCAGCCCCACTGTACTGGGGACACCTACCCTAGTGGCAACAGGTGCTGCAAAGAGTGCCCGCCAG GTTATGGGATGGAAAGCCGCTGTAACCACAACCAGGACACAGTGTGCAGCCCGTGTAAGCCCGGCTACTACAACGAAGCCGTCAACTACGAGCCCTGCAAGCCCtgcacccagtgcagccaga GAAGTGGGAGTGAACCCAAGCAGAGATGCACACCCACCAGAGACACGGTCTGTGGCTGCAGGCCGGGCAGCCAGCCCCAGGACAGCTACGGCTACAAGCGTGGAGTTGGTGAGGGGGGCCTTGGGAGCTATGTGGAAGGAGCATGTCCCTCACACGCTGTCACTGCTCCTCCCAGAGCCCCTACCCCAGCCCCAGCTGAATGCCCCTTCCCCAGCAGATTACACCAAGATGGGGGTGGGGTCTCCCAGGTCAGGGCCCACGGGTGGCATGCAGGTGGGGAGGGGCTCTTGGAGACCCTGGGGAATGAGTCTCTGGGCACCCCAGGGGTGGCAGATGGGCAGAGCCTGCTGACTCTGTTGCAGACTGTGCCCCGTGCCCACCAGGACATTTCTCCCCGGGCAATGACCAGGCCTGCCAGCCCTGGACCAA CCCCTGAGCTGTCCGCTGTCCTGGGCCTCGGCTTGGGCCTGGGCCTCCTTGCCCCTGTGGCTGCCATGCTGGCCCTGCTCCTCCACCACAGGGCCTGGAGGCTGCTGACCAACACCCCCAAGCCCCCAG GGGGAAACAGCTTCCGGACCCCTATCCAAGAGGAGCACACTGATGCCAACTCCAGCCTGGCCAAGATCTGA
- the TNFRSF4 gene encoding tumor necrosis factor receptor superfamily member 4 isoform X2 has translation MCVGTQPPRAPGSALLLLGLVLGAAAQPHCTGDTYPSGNRCCKECPPGYGMESRCNHNQDTVCSPCKPGYYNEAVNYEPCKPCTQCSQRSGSEPKQRCTPTRDTVCGCRPGSQPQDSYGYKRGVDCAPCPPGHFSPGNDQACQPWTNCTLLGKRTLRAANSSSDAICEDRSPPATPPWETQGPPVQSTTAKPTTSWSKASQGSSMPHTEPPKAPELSAVLGLGLGLGLLAPVAAMLALLLHHRAWRLLTNTPKPPGGNSFRTPIQEEHTDANSSLAKI, from the exons ATGTGCGTGGGGACCCAGCCGCCCAGGGCGCCGGGCTCAGCCCTCCTGCTCCTCGGGCTCGTGCTGGGTGCTGCGGCCCAGCCCCACTGTACTGGGGACACCTACCCTAGTGGCAACAGGTGCTGCAAAGAGTGCCCGCCAG GTTATGGGATGGAAAGCCGCTGTAACCACAACCAGGACACAGTGTGCAGCCCGTGTAAGCCCGGCTACTACAACGAAGCCGTCAACTACGAGCCCTGCAAGCCCtgcacccagtgcagccaga GAAGTGGGAGTGAACCCAAGCAGAGATGCACACCCACCAGAGACACGGTCTGTGGCTGCAGGCCGGGCAGCCAGCCCCAGGACAGCTACGGCTACAAGCGTGGAGTTG ACTGTGCCCCGTGCCCACCAGGACATTTCTCCCCGGGCAATGACCAGGCCTGCCAGCCCTGGACCAA CTGCACCTTGTTAGGAAAGCGAACGTTGCGGGCGGCCAATAGCAGCTCGGACGCCATCTGTGAGGACAGGAGCCCCCCGGCCACACCACCGTGGGAGACCCAGGGCCCCCCAGTCCAGTCCACTACTGCCAAGCCCACCACCTCCTGGTCTAAGGCCTCACAGGGGTCCTCCATGCCCCACACAGAGCCCCCCAAGG CCCCTGAGCTGTCCGCTGTCCTGGGCCTCGGCTTGGGCCTGGGCCTCCTTGCCCCTGTGGCTGCCATGCTGGCCCTGCTCCTCCACCACAGGGCCTGGAGGCTGCTGACCAACACCCCCAAGCCCCCAG GGGGAAACAGCTTCCGGACCCCTATCCAAGAGGAGCACACTGATGCCAACTCCAGCCTGGCCAAGATCTGA
- the TNFRSF18 gene encoding tumor necrosis factor receptor superfamily member 18 isoform X1, translated as MGARGARVALCGVALLCALGLGQRPLSDLSCSPGQVLHGTGTDARCCRCAPDEGTCPEPDCQCIQPEFHCGDPQCKSCKYYSCPPGQGVQPEGNFKFGFECVDCAVGTFSRGHEGRCKPWADCVQLGFPTLFPGNKTHNAVCSLGLPPTEPPSPVTIVILSLAACILALTVTQLSLHIWQLRRQRMWPPGQLCLREGGSPACLPADCSPSAETQLLEAPPPPPEDACSCQFPEEERGERLSENKGRQEDLWV; from the exons ATGGGGGCGAGGGGCGCGCGAGTGGCCCTGTGCGGTGTTGCGCTGCTCTGCGCGCTGGGCCTGGGCCAGCGACCCCTCAGCGATCTGAGCTGCAGCCCTGGCCAAGTTCTGCATGGGACGGGGACAGACGCACGCTGCTGCCGCTGCGCCCCAG ATGAGGGGACCTGTCCTGAGCCAGACTGCCAGTGTATCCAGCCGGAGTTCCACTGTGGAGACCCACAGTGTAAGAGCTGCAAGTACTACTCCTGTCCACCTGGCCAGGGAGTGCAGCCTGAGG gCAACTTCAAATTCGGCTTTGAGTGTGTTGACTGTGCCGTGGGGACCTTCTCTAGGGGCCATGAGGGCCGCTGCAAACCTTGGGCAGA CTGCGTCCAGCTTGGGTTTCCCACCCTGTTTCCCGGAAACAAGACGCACAATGCTGTGTGCAGCCTGGGGCTGCCACCCACTGAACCACCCAGCCCAGTGACCATCGTCATCCTCTCTCTGGCTGCCTGCATCCTGGCCCTGACCGTGACCCAGCTAAGCCTGCACATCTGGCAGCTGAGGAGGCAAAGAATGTGGCCCCCAGGTCAGTTGTGCCTTAGGGAGGGGGGgtcccctgcctgcctgcctgctgattGCAGCCCCTCTGCAGAGACCCAGCTCCTGGAggccccgccacccccacctgAGGATGCCTGCAGTTGCCAGTTCCCTGAGGAGGAGCGGGGTGAGCGGCTGTCAGAGAACAAGGGCCGCCAGGAGGACCTGTGGGTGTGA